The Shewanella mesophila genome contains the following window.
TACTGAAATAGATAGTATCAATAGCGAGCTGACCAACAATCTTAAGAATAATGCCTATCTGTTTGCATTAGGTTTTGATGTCACCAAAGATCTCTCACCGCTCGATATTGGCATTAAGCGCTTCGAACAAATACAAAGTCAGGGAAAAGCTAAAAAATATAAAATCGCTGCTTTTAAAAAGCCTCAACTACCAATAGATGAATGCCTCAACAAAGATGATTTTGTCTCAGCTTGCAAAGCGGCGTTAAATAAAGATGGTGCTCCCCAGCTTCATGAATACCTATGGTTACTAGAACGCTACCAGCAGTTACTCAATATTGGCACTTGGCAAGACGGCACCAACTTCAGCACTTTTTCAGAATCGACGCCTTTTTCCAGCCTGTTAATCGCACAAAAACTCTATCTACTTAATCTGTATACGAATACAAACCATATAGAGACCTCGCTGATTATTGATGCCATCAATAGAGATATGCACTTTTGGCAACAAATATCTGCTGATACTCATATTCTAATCGCTAAAATGGTTAGCAGCAGCGCCATAGAAATGAACATGAAGTTGGGGGAGATCATCATCACCCAACTATCTAAGCAAGAAGCGCGATCATCACTACCACAAAGCTGGCTAGAGACGATGTCGCCAAAAATACTGTCACTTGATAACGTGAAAATCGGCGAATGGAGTTACTTCAACAAAACCACTCAGGCGATGCTAGCGGTCGATGACTCCGAAGACATAACAACCAAGTTAACCACCTTATTGTTGTTACCACTAATGCAGCAACAGGACACGGCTAATCGCTACGCCGCGATTCTGCTTGGTACTTCGCCTAGGCAAGCGTGCCCAACAACGCTATCAATCGATACCATAGGCCAATACGTCTATAACCCCATGGGCAAATTTATACTGTGCTCAGGCATACCTTCATTTAAACGGTATCAAGAAAGCCTTGATAACCTCGAATCTAAAAGAACAAGCCTGGTTGAGAGATTGAAGCAATAATAAGTAAAAACAAAGCTAGGGGGATGATATCTACGTGATAGCATCCCTGCAGCTTGTGCAGAATAAGCACCAAGGAATCAAGCTCAGCACTAAGCGTTGATTCCGTTACTATTAATGCCGCTAATATCGATAACTAAACGACTTCTATCTATATTCAGTCAATCCGAATAAACAACTCTCATCATAGATAAAGCTAGCCAGCTCTAATCCGACGCTCCCTTAAAATTTAAGCGAGGTTTAAGTTTAGGTTCAGTAACCTACTCCTAAGCCAGATTAGGAGCATCAAATCATGTCATCAATTAAGCTTAAAACAATCAAAGTATGGGACCTATTGATCCGCATATTCCATTGGTCACTAGTAGTGTTTTTTACCTTAGCCTACCTCACTGAGGGTGAGGATGAGTGGATGACAATTCACAGCTACGCGGGTTATAGCGTCTTAGTTTTATTACTCTTTCGCCTTCTATGGGGGATAATTGGTACCCACCATGCACGCTTTATCAACTTCGTGACGCGCCCAAAAGAGGTCTTAATTTACTTAAAATCGCTCGTAGCAGGTAAAGCCAAAGATTATATCGGTCACAACCCTGCAGGCGCCTTAATGATCATCTTGTTAATTTCCAGCATCGCCTTTACCGGATTTTCAGGAATGGCTCTCTATGCCACGGATGGATATGGCCCGTTAGCGGCGAGTTTCTTTGCAACTTGGCCTGAAGGCATACTAAAAGAAGTGCATGAATTTTCTGCCAATTTCTGCGTATTTCTCATTGTCATTCATCTAGGCGGCGTACTCGTTAGCAGTCTGCTGCATAAAGAAAACCTCATCAAAGCCATGGTGACAGGCAAAAAACAGCGCTTGGAAAAAAACCATCTTTAAGTCGTTAGCACTACTTTTTTAGTCAGACATGAGCACTATTTTCACAAAATAAAAAGGAACACCCCATGAAAACAAGCACCATACAGCGTAGTGGACTTAATAGTATTGCCCTATCAGCCCTATTATTAACCAGCCTAAGTATCACGAGCGGTATTGCACATGCCGGCAACAGCAAAGTCTCGAGCCTGCCATTAAGCGCTGAGCGCATCGGCATACAGTTGCAGCACTATCAAGCACAGGGAGCAGGTACATTTTCTGCTGCCGCTGGACAGCAATTATGGCAACAGCAAGTAGATGGCCGCAGCTGCACTAGTTGTCATACTAACGACGTCACTAATGTCGGAATGCACCAGAAAACTCGTAAAGAGATAGCCCCTATGGCGCCATCTCTCACGGCAGATCGTTTAACCGATGTGGCAAAAATCGAAAAATGGTTTGCGCGCAACTGTAATTGGACCTTTAAACGCGACTGTACACCTCAAGAAAAGGGCGATGCCTTACTGTGGTTAAGCCAGCAATAACCACCAATTAACCATAACCCATTTAATTTAGTGCCTTCGGCGGAAGGTAATACTCACAAAGGAATAGCTCATGACTAAACAAGCTCACCCCATTAGCTGGATTGCAGGCTCATCACTTACCGCAGTGGCATTAGCCATAGGTATTATAGGTATTAGTATATCGTTTACTGGTACCGGTTACGCCGACGATGGCCGCGAACTGAATCAGGCTATAGTACAAAACGATCTCTATACCGCCGAGTGTGGTAGCTGTCATATGGCTTATCCAGCCAATCTACTGCCTGCCGATAAATGGCAAGCAATCACCGCTAATCTTGATGATCACTTTGGTGATAATGCCAGCTTAAATGCTCAAGTGAAAGCGACTATTGAGGGATATCTCGTCCAAAATGCAGCTAAAAATGGTAAGGTGATGAAAAACAGCATTCCGCTGATTACAGGCGCTGGGCCACAAAGAATCACCGAACAAGCGTTTTTTATACGCAAACACGATGAGATCCCAAGGCGTATGGTTCAAGATAACCCTAAAGTTGGCTCATTTAGTCAGTGTAGCGATTGCCATAACCTAGCAGAGAAGGGCATATTCGATGAAGATACCGTTAATATTCCTGGCTTTGGCCGTTGGGATGATTAGCAGTTCCAGCTGTATTGCCCACGACGATGATCTATCAAACAAGGTTATAGAATGGGTTAAAGAGGGTAAAGTTTTACCCTTTGATACGATCATGCAACGTTATCAGTCTCGCCTTAAGGGCCGACTGCTCGATCTGGAAGTCGAACAAAAGCATGACCGTATCATATATGAACTCGAGATTTTACGCGACGATGGCATTGTCTATGAGATCAAAATTGACGCCAGAACGGGCGAATGGCTAAAGGAAAAGGTCGACTGATGCATTTGCTATTAATTGAAGACGATACCGATCTAGTTGCGCGCCTTACCCCTGCCCTCAACAAAGCTGGCTATGCAGTAGAACACGCCGATAATGGCATAGACGGCGCTTTTCTCGGTGAAGAAGAAAATTTCGACGCGGTGATCCTCGACCTTGGCTTACCCGGTAAACCCGGTTTAGATGTGCTTAGTCAATGGCGTCAAAAAGGGTTAATTATGCCGGTACTTATTCTAACTGCTCGGGACGCTTGGCACGAACGTGTCGATGGCCTCAAAGCAGGTGCCGATGACTACCTGGGTAAACCTTTTCATATCGAAGAGCTACTGGCGAGATTAGAAGTGTTGATCCGCCGTAACTTCGGCCATGCCGACAATATGTTGCAGCACGGAGGAGTCTCTCTCGATGTCGACAAACAGGCTGTGACGAATGCCGAGGGTGAAGTCATTTATCTAACTAAGATTGAATACAGACTGCTGCATTACTTAATGGTTAATCCCAGTAAAATAGTCTCTAAATCGGAGCTGAGTGAACGTATTTATGAAGAAGATCAAATCAAAGATAGCAATGTGATTGAAGTTTACGTCAATCGCCTACGTCAACGCTTAGGCAAAGACTATATAGAGACCCGTCGCGGCCAAGGATATCGACTTAAGGAGCTATAGGCGTGTATTCACTCAAGGGTTATCTAACGCGTAATCTCTTAATCACTGTCTCTTTAGCCATGATGCTACTGCTGTATTTTTTATATCAGGGCATCCAAATATTAACCCAAGATTTTGTTATCTCACGCCTACAACACGACAGCGACAGTTTGATCTCGGCCCTCAATCAAAACCCCGATAACAGCTGGGAGATAAGCTCAAACCGTCTGCCCAATGTTTACCACAGGGTCAATTCGGGGCATTACTTTGCGATTCAAATTGGCAAACAAACTCTGCGCTCACGCTCCCTTTTCGATCACCAGGTTAATGTTCCTAAACTAAAATCGGGTGAGCAACAACAAATCAGCCAGTTTGTGGGTCAAGAACATTGGCTAACATTCAGTCAGGCAATCATCAAAAATGATCACTTAGTCGTGATCTGGGTGACAGAAGATATCAGCTCACTAGAACAAACCCAATTCAGCTTTCTCGCCTTTGCTGGTGCTGCGGTGTTGCTCACTATCGTTATTCTATTAATGGCCCAACATCAACTGCTCAAACGCGGATTTCGGCCCCTAGAGAAAATGCCCGAAGCCATCCGCCAAATGCGTACTCACGGACAAGAGATAGACTCCAGCAATGTACCAAGTGAAATTAGTCCGCTAATTGAAGAGATTGATCGCTTAGTTAATCAACTGGGACAACGAGTACAACGTTCCCGCAATGCACTGGGTAATCTCGCCCACGAGATGAAACGTCCACTACAGGGTCTTCAATCATACCTAGAAAGCTTACCCGCCGAGCAAAGGATTGACGGCAGCAAGGTGTTATCGAACCTACATCACATCATAGAGAGGGAGCTAAAGCGGACTAAGATTGTCGGCCTTTCAACCCCGGGACGCTATACAGTGATCGATGACGATCTTGCGCCGCTAATCCAAGTTATGCAGCGTATCTATCCTCAACGCATTATCGAAAGCCACTATAACAAAGGTCTAGTCATGCCGTTTGACCGTGATGATCTGCTCGAACTATTAGGAAATTTACTCGATAACGCCTGCAAACATGCCTGTAAACATGTTGAGATAGATATCAAGATGCAGAGCTCACCGACTCAAGGCTATTTAATTAACGTCAGTGACGATGGACAAGGCGTATCAAGCAGCGCGCTATCGATGATCATCGAGCGCGGAGTTAGACTCGATGAAAGCATCCAAGGTCATGGACTCGGACTGTCTATCTGCAAAGATATCGTCGATAGCTATCATGGCAAGATCCGCTTTAGCCACGCTAAACAAGGTGGATTAAGCGCCAGCGTATTTATCCCCTGCCCAGTATGATAATTCTTGGGACAACAGAATCACAGCAGCATCATACAGACAAAATGACGAGATAATGCAAACGCTTGCGATCGCAAGAAATGAGCGTATAATCCCTCGGAATTTTTCAAAACAGAGAGAAACAATGAACCAGGCAGTTAAGTACAACTTGACTCATTATCGTCGAGGATCGGCGTTGGTTTTATCTTTCTGTTTTTCGATTTCAAAAAAAAAGCCTCCTTGTTTAAGGGGGCTTTTTTTTGTCTGCTTTTTACATAAGAGCGGGCTGTTTTAAACCGTTATCTACAGAGTAAATTCATTGCGCAACTTGAATGTAAACCTAGCTGATAAGTTTAAAACCCTTTGTATCCGTTATCTATAATATAGGAAAGAGAAGCCATGGCGAACTCCTTGTTTCAAAAACACATCATCTCCATTCCGGAATTAACCCGAAGTGAACTTGAACTTATCGTTGAAACTGCAGGAAAGCTCAAAGCAGAGCCAAATCCACAACTATTAAAAAATAAAGTCGTGGCCTGCTGTTTCTTTGAACCATCGACACGTACTCGCCTCTCTTTCGAAACTGCAATACAACGCCTCGGCGGCACAGTTATTGGTTTCGATAACGCTGGCAACACATCACTGGCAAAAAAAGGGGAAACTCTGGTTGATTCGGTACAGGTGATCTCTTCGTATGTCGACGCTTTTGTGATGCGTCACCCACAAGAGGGCGCGGCACGACTGGCTTCAGAGTTTTCTCGTGGGGTACCGATAATTAACGGCGGTGACGGCTCAAATCAACACCCAAGCCAAACCTTACTCGATCTCTATACAATCTTTGAAACTCAGGGTCGCCTAGACAACCTGAACATTGCTTTCGTTGGCGACCTAAAGTATGGCCGCACCGTGCACTCACTGACTCAGGCACTCTCGAAGTTTAATAACATTAACTTCTTCTTCATCTCGCCCGAAATATTGGCAATGCCTGACTATATCTGCGAAGAGTTAGACCAAGCAGGCATCAA
Protein-coding sequences here:
- the pyrB gene encoding aspartate carbamoyltransferase, coding for MANSLFQKHIISIPELTRSELELIVETAGKLKAEPNPQLLKNKVVACCFFEPSTRTRLSFETAIQRLGGTVIGFDNAGNTSLAKKGETLVDSVQVISSYVDAFVMRHPQEGAARLASEFSRGVPIINGGDGSNQHPSQTLLDLYTIFETQGRLDNLNIAFVGDLKYGRTVHSLTQALSKFNNINFFFISPEILAMPDYICEELDQAGINYSLHATMEEVIPELDILYMTRVQKERLDESEYVHMKAAYILTAAMLADAQDNLKVLHPLPRIDEITVDVDKTKHAYYFQQAENGVYAREALLALVLNEQL
- a CDS encoding PepSY domain-containing protein; this translates as MISSSSCIAHDDDLSNKVIEWVKEGKVLPFDTIMQRYQSRLKGRLLDLEVEQKHDRIIYELEILRDDGIVYEIKIDARTGEWLKEKVD
- a CDS encoding cytochrome b/b6 domain-containing protein, which produces MSSIKLKTIKVWDLLIRIFHWSLVVFFTLAYLTEGEDEWMTIHSYAGYSVLVLLLFRLLWGIIGTHHARFINFVTRPKEVLIYLKSLVAGKAKDYIGHNPAGALMIILLISSIAFTGFSGMALYATDGYGPLAASFFATWPEGILKEVHEFSANFCVFLIVIHLGGVLVSSLLHKENLIKAMVTGKKQRLEKNHL
- a CDS encoding sensor histidine kinase; the encoded protein is MYSLKGYLTRNLLITVSLAMMLLLYFLYQGIQILTQDFVISRLQHDSDSLISALNQNPDNSWEISSNRLPNVYHRVNSGHYFAIQIGKQTLRSRSLFDHQVNVPKLKSGEQQQISQFVGQEHWLTFSQAIIKNDHLVVIWVTEDISSLEQTQFSFLAFAGAAVLLTIVILLMAQHQLLKRGFRPLEKMPEAIRQMRTHGQEIDSSNVPSEISPLIEEIDRLVNQLGQRVQRSRNALGNLAHEMKRPLQGLQSYLESLPAEQRIDGSKVLSNLHHIIERELKRTKIVGLSTPGRYTVIDDDLAPLIQVMQRIYPQRIIESHYNKGLVMPFDRDDLLELLGNLLDNACKHACKHVEIDIKMQSSPTQGYLINVSDDGQGVSSSALSMIIERGVRLDESIQGHGLGLSICKDIVDSYHGKIRFSHAKQGGLSASVFIPCPV
- a CDS encoding DUF1924 domain-containing protein, coding for MKTSTIQRSGLNSIALSALLLTSLSITSGIAHAGNSKVSSLPLSAERIGIQLQHYQAQGAGTFSAAAGQQLWQQQVDGRSCTSCHTNDVTNVGMHQKTRKEIAPMAPSLTADRLTDVAKIEKWFARNCNWTFKRDCTPQEKGDALLWLSQQ
- a CDS encoding diheme cytochrome c, whose amino-acid sequence is MTKQAHPISWIAGSSLTAVALAIGIIGISISFTGTGYADDGRELNQAIVQNDLYTAECGSCHMAYPANLLPADKWQAITANLDDHFGDNASLNAQVKATIEGYLVQNAAKNGKVMKNSIPLITGAGPQRITEQAFFIRKHDEIPRRMVQDNPKVGSFSQCSDCHNLAEKGIFDEDTVNIPGFGRWDD
- a CDS encoding response regulator → MHLLLIEDDTDLVARLTPALNKAGYAVEHADNGIDGAFLGEEENFDAVILDLGLPGKPGLDVLSQWRQKGLIMPVLILTARDAWHERVDGLKAGADDYLGKPFHIEELLARLEVLIRRNFGHADNMLQHGGVSLDVDKQAVTNAEGEVIYLTKIEYRLLHYLMVNPSKIVSKSELSERIYEEDQIKDSNVIEVYVNRLRQRLGKDYIETRRGQGYRLKEL